The Porphyromonas sp. oral taxon 275 DNA window AGCACCTGGCGGATGATGGGGGCGTAGGTGCGGGTGGGGGAGAGGATGAGGCGCCCTGCGTCGAGGGGTGTCCCTGCGATGGGCTCGGTGAGCTCGCGCGTGCCGCTGTAGACGAGTTCGTCGGGCGTAGCGGCATCGTAGCTCTCGGGGTAGCGGGCGGCCAGCGCATGCGTCAGCACGTCGTGGCGAGCCGAGGTCAGGCCGTTGCTGCCCATGCCGCCGTTGTACTCGCGCTCGTAGCTGGCCTGTCCGTAGGAGGCCAGGCCGACGATGACGTCGCCGGGACGAATGCGCGCGTTGTCGATGACGTCACTGCGGTGCATGCGGCAGGTGACGGTGCTGTCGACGATGATGGTACGCACCAGGTCGCCCACGTCGGCTGTCTCTCCGCCCGTGGCGTAGACGCCTATGCCCTGCTCGCGCAGCTCTGCCAGCAGCTCCTCGGTGCCGTTGATGATGGCGGCGATGACTTCGCCTGGGATGAGGTGCTTATTGCGCCCTATGGTGGAGGATACGAGGATGCCATCGACGGCGCCCACGCAGAGCAGGTCGTCGATGTTCATGATCAGCGCATCCTGCGCGATGCCCTTCCATACGGAGAGGTCTCCCGTCTCGCGCCAGTAGAGGTAGGCCAGCGAGGACTTGGTGCCTGCGCCGTCGGCGTGCATGATGTTGCAGTACTCGGGGTCACCGCCGAGGATGTCGGGGATGATCTTGCAGAAGGCCTTAGGGTAGAGTCCCTTGTCTACGTTCTTGATGGCGGCATGGACGTCCTCCTTGCTGGCGGAGACGCCGCGCTGCATATAGCGTTCGTTCATATTCGGTGCGTGGTCACGAGGCAGCCGCTATCGCAGACGAAGGACATCGCCTTCCTCTGGGACGTAGTCGCCATCCTTATTGTTGAGCTTGTATAGTCGGTCCAGACGGATGCCGTAGCGCTGCGCGATGTCGTGCATGGAGTCTCCGATGCGGACGGTGTAGGTGCTGTAGCGTGGGGTGGCCTCCGTGTTCTTCGTCTCGAGGTAGACGATGTCGCCCTCGCTGAGGGGGTAGTCCAGCGGCGTATCGTTGTACTTAGCGAGCTTCTTGGCAGGGATGCCCATGTCCTCGGCGATGCGCTCGTAGCTGTCGTTCTGATCCGCCAGTACATACAGCAGGCCGTAGCTGATGTAGGCACGGCGCTGGGGCTGGTCGTAGTGACGCTCGGGGCGGCGCGGGCTGCGGGAGCTGCGCGCCTCGGCACCAGTATACCAGCTGGGGGTATTGCCGTGGTCGAAGGTGTAGAGCTCGTAGTCCTCGATGACCTTGATGAGCATGTTGGCGTAGCCCTTGTTGGTCGCGTAGCCACAGAGCTGTAG harbors:
- a CDS encoding AIR synthase related protein; protein product: MNERYMQRGVSASKEDVHAAIKNVDKGLYPKAFCKIIPDILGGDPEYCNIMHADGAGTKSSLAYLYWRETGDLSVWKGIAQDALIMNIDDLLCVGAVDGILVSSTIGRNKHLIPGEVIAAIINGTEELLAELREQGIGVYATGGETADVGDLVRTIIVDSTVTCRMHRSDVIDNARIRPGDVIVGLASYGQASYEREYNGGMGSNGLTSARHDVLTHALAARYPESYDAATPDELVYSGTRELTEPIAGTPLDAGRLILSPTRTYAPIIRQVLDELRPRIHGMVHCSGGAQTKVLHFVDAVHVIKDNLFPTPPLFELIQQESGTPWQEMYKVFNMGHRMELYVAPEDAARIIEISQSFGVEAQIIGRVEAAERKQLTIHSPYGTLSYE
- a CDS encoding glucosaminidase domain-containing protein, giving the protein MNNCPALSRARSLYSMALALCLSLLSLVTLSAQTPRKQSYMDYIRSFSPEAKRQMDRYAIPASITLAQGLIETGAGSSMLALEHNNHFGIKCHNSWTGKRTYHKDDRPNDCFRSYPSARESYEDHSAFLKGKRYQRLFALRYDDYRGWAQGLQLCGYATNKGYANMLIKVIEDYELYTFDHGNTPSWYTGAEARSSRSPRRPERHYDQPQRRAYISYGLLYVLADQNDSYERIAEDMGIPAKKLAKYNDTPLDYPLSEGDIVYLETKNTEATPRYSTYTVRIGDSMHDIAQRYGIRLDRLYKLNNKDGDYVPEEGDVLRLR